In Pontiella desulfatans, one DNA window encodes the following:
- a CDS encoding alpha/beta hydrolase → MKRLMVTILVLSAATGCFAEVLWDAQCFRDVIYKQVDGRKLTLDIYMPPGQPSAKAPVLYYVHGGGWAAGSKDKGGLPLMRPVFLQVAEKGFVCVSINYRLYKKTNGVLMRDCVTDAMDGLRFLKKNAVAYGLDPGRIVVWGDSAGGQLAQMLALADPKTFAGDEALVGYDAKPLAGISWYGPTDFTDVELFKTDLSDKDPDRFGFRITGKEGGFAEFPEAYKEMSPYYWIKKDSPPLLLMQGDADATIPYAHAPHLKKKADQIGAEVEVVVVEKAGHNWRKAGGDPEPGLEEIQRITADYAARQALE, encoded by the coding sequence ATGAAACGGTTGATGGTTACCATATTGGTTCTCTCTGCGGCAACCGGGTGCTTCGCGGAAGTGCTCTGGGACGCCCAATGCTTTCGCGATGTGATCTATAAGCAGGTCGATGGGCGAAAGCTTACGCTGGATATCTATATGCCGCCCGGACAGCCATCCGCAAAGGCGCCGGTGCTGTATTATGTGCACGGCGGCGGTTGGGCGGCCGGCAGCAAGGACAAGGGCGGCCTTCCGCTGATGCGGCCGGTGTTCCTGCAGGTCGCCGAAAAAGGGTTTGTTTGCGTCTCCATCAATTACCGGCTCTATAAGAAAACCAATGGCGTGTTGATGCGCGACTGCGTGACGGATGCGATGGACGGTCTGCGGTTCCTGAAAAAGAACGCGGTTGCGTATGGGCTCGATCCAGGGCGCATCGTGGTTTGGGGCGATTCGGCCGGAGGCCAGCTTGCGCAGATGCTGGCCCTGGCCGATCCGAAAACCTTTGCCGGGGATGAAGCCCTGGTGGGTTATGATGCGAAACCCCTTGCGGGGATTTCCTGGTATGGCCCGACGGACTTCACCGACGTCGAGCTCTTCAAGACCGATCTTTCGGATAAGGATCCGGACCGCTTTGGTTTCAGGATTACGGGAAAGGAAGGCGGGTTCGCGGAATTTCCCGAGGCGTACAAGGAGATGAGCCCGTATTACTGGATCAAGAAGGATAGCCCGCCGTTGCTGTTGATGCAGGGCGATGCGGATGCAACGATTCCCTACGCGCATGCCCCGCACCTGAAGAAGAAGGCCGATCAAATCGGCGCGGAGGTTGAAGTGGTGGTGGTCGAAAAGGCCGGGCACAACTGGCGCAAGGCCGGCGGGGATCCGGAACCCGGCCTGGAGGAAATCCAGCGCATCACCGCAGACTATGCCGCTAGGCAGGCCCTTGAATGA
- a CDS encoding sulfatase family protein, producing MKRTTLLAAALLSAAVVNAEKRPNIVYLMSDDQSSYTMGCYGNADVQTPNLDRLAADGMVFDNHYDTTAICMASRATVMAGMYEYKTGCNFKHGEMLTATWKKTYPMLLREAGYMTAFAGKFGFELRDTPEGKKRELPAADFDRWGGGPGQTFYETAKNKSMAAYAEAYPHSTLSYGAFGRDFIRDAAKAGKPFCLSISFKAAHRPTTPDPKFDAVYAGKTFRKPENYGRGNGAHFSKQSKQGRQYVRFEEWDYDKDYDGVMATYHQQVYGIDVAVGMIVDALKEQGVADNTVIIYTSDNGFFCGSHGLGSKVLPYEEASRVPMIIHDPRHPNSGKKLRSDALTGNIDFAPTLLKLAGLPVPATMDGADLMKLYGNPKASIHESLALINVYNQSGPPVTHAMAVVTREMKYIYWGYAAEGFEVAEELYHLGKDPHELVNQAGNPEYSAALQQMRQTYDKHLGHWKAEAVPYNNYQPYGTLFDRNVGWDDKAPLLPKLKNK from the coding sequence ATGAAACGAACCACCTTGCTTGCCGCAGCTTTACTGTCTGCCGCTGTAGTTAATGCGGAAAAGAGACCGAACATCGTCTATCTGATGTCCGACGACCAAAGTTCCTATACCATGGGGTGCTACGGCAACGCGGACGTGCAGACGCCCAACCTCGACCGGCTCGCGGCCGACGGCATGGTCTTCGACAACCATTACGACACGACCGCCATCTGCATGGCCTCGCGCGCCACCGTCATGGCCGGCATGTATGAATACAAGACCGGCTGCAACTTCAAGCATGGCGAGATGTTGACCGCCACCTGGAAAAAAACCTATCCCATGCTACTGCGCGAGGCGGGCTACATGACCGCCTTCGCCGGCAAGTTCGGATTCGAGCTCAGGGATACGCCGGAGGGGAAAAAGCGGGAACTGCCCGCCGCCGATTTCGACCGGTGGGGCGGAGGCCCGGGGCAGACGTTTTATGAAACGGCGAAAAACAAATCGATGGCCGCCTATGCGGAGGCCTATCCGCACTCCACGCTCTCCTACGGCGCGTTCGGGCGCGACTTCATCCGCGATGCCGCCAAGGCCGGAAAGCCGTTCTGCCTGTCGATCAGTTTCAAGGCCGCGCACCGGCCCACGACGCCCGATCCGAAGTTCGATGCGGTGTATGCCGGCAAGACCTTCAGGAAACCGGAAAACTATGGGCGTGGAAACGGCGCGCATTTTTCGAAGCAGAGCAAGCAGGGGCGCCAGTATGTCCGTTTCGAGGAGTGGGACTACGACAAGGATTATGACGGCGTCATGGCCACCTACCATCAGCAGGTCTATGGAATCGATGTCGCCGTCGGGATGATTGTGGATGCGTTGAAGGAGCAGGGGGTTGCGGATAATACCGTGATCATCTACACCTCCGACAACGGCTTTTTCTGCGGCTCCCACGGCCTGGGTTCGAAGGTGCTGCCCTACGAGGAGGCCTCGCGCGTCCCGATGATCATCCATGATCCGCGCCACCCGAACTCCGGAAAGAAGCTGCGCTCCGATGCACTGACCGGCAACATCGATTTTGCGCCGACCCTGCTCAAGCTGGCCGGACTTCCTGTTCCTGCAACCATGGATGGCGCCGACCTGATGAAGCTCTACGGGAATCCAAAGGCGTCGATCCATGAATCGCTCGCGCTGATCAATGTCTATAACCAATCCGGCCCGCCCGTCACGCACGCCATGGCGGTGGTGACCCGGGAGATGAAATATATCTATTGGGGCTATGCGGCCGAGGGATTCGAGGTGGCCGAGGAGCTCTACCATCTCGGCAAGGACCCGCACGAGCTGGTCAACCAGGCCGGCAACCCCGAATACAGCGCCGCCCTGCAGCAGATGCGCCAGACCTACGATAAGCATCTCGGCCATTGGAAGGCCGAGGCGGTGCCATACAACAACTACCAGCCCTACGGAACCCTCTTCGACCGCAATGTCGGATGGGACGATAAAGCACCGCTGCTACCCAAGCTGAAAAACAAATAA
- a CDS encoding right-handed parallel beta-helix repeat-containing protein, giving the protein MLLLVSVGGFAAPPPADFYLSPNGSDAWSGTLAEPNAQGTDGPFATLERARDAVRTLKKSTSADIEVLVREGTYLLEKTVVFGLEDSGDDTRSITYAAYPGETPVFSSGREIKGWKKVSGRLPGLPKAAQGQVWAAKVAGRFFTLYDSEGMLPRAKSAGFISLKGGSRNTLHFPEGKLKDWTNVEDVEIIIRPHHAWIVNVLPLVSVDEKEQMAHTAIDATYAMNPLHFLKKTENCWVENVLEELDEPGEWVLNTKEGVVYLWPRGKTPVLAPRLIEYIRVEGQVDVAGPKDVPVQNLRFRGLTFTHGDRYTVAEDDAGIQHDWDFLDKANALLRLRGTEHCAVERCHFTQSGSSAIRVDLHGRNTTISGNHIEHMGAAGIVLAGYGPGTKDVNGNNLVYNNQVHHTGRIYSHSAGILVWQSGGNRVANNLVHHTPYTGIILSGCMTDFFNKRGRELGRTLRLNEIGDLPKKLDIEDVRPFLHSHDNLIEYNEIHHAMEMLGDGNAFYIRGAGAGNVFRRNYVHHLVAPMIMQCGIRTDGGQRDTLFAENLIYKCSSQGIMAKLNTRVENNIVADVLVASLGDMERSYYLSVREGPMTGASIKRNIFYASGPDCTFIHELQSKAGATEDSRGRQVARSSEADTDYNLYFCAADPSLGKDMLEKQQGDGVDANSKAIDPLFVDPANGDFRFKPNSPALEMGIVPIDLSKIGLRNPPD; this is encoded by the coding sequence ATGCTGTTGTTGGTTTCGGTCGGCGGTTTTGCCGCACCACCACCGGCTGATTTCTATCTGTCGCCAAACGGATCCGATGCGTGGTCCGGCACGCTGGCCGAACCCAATGCGCAGGGAACCGATGGCCCGTTCGCCACGTTGGAGCGGGCGCGCGATGCGGTTCGGACATTGAAGAAAAGCACGTCGGCGGATATCGAGGTGTTGGTTCGCGAGGGCACCTACCTCCTGGAAAAAACGGTGGTGTTCGGGCTGGAGGATTCCGGGGACGACACGCGGTCGATTACCTACGCGGCCTATCCCGGTGAAACGCCGGTTTTCAGCTCGGGGCGGGAAATCAAGGGATGGAAAAAAGTGTCCGGCCGGCTGCCCGGTCTGCCGAAGGCGGCACAGGGCCAGGTTTGGGCGGCGAAGGTTGCGGGCCGGTTCTTCACGCTCTACGATTCGGAAGGCATGCTGCCCCGTGCAAAGTCGGCCGGATTCATTTCGCTGAAGGGCGGAAGCCGCAACACGCTGCATTTTCCCGAGGGCAAATTGAAGGACTGGACGAATGTGGAGGATGTGGAAATCATTATCCGTCCGCACCATGCCTGGATTGTGAATGTTCTTCCGTTGGTCTCGGTTGATGAAAAGGAACAAATGGCGCATACGGCCATTGATGCAACCTATGCCATGAACCCGCTCCATTTCCTGAAGAAAACGGAAAACTGCTGGGTGGAAAATGTGCTGGAGGAACTCGACGAACCGGGCGAATGGGTGCTGAACACGAAGGAGGGCGTCGTCTATCTTTGGCCCCGCGGCAAGACCCCGGTGCTGGCGCCCCGCTTGATCGAGTATATCCGGGTCGAGGGACAGGTGGATGTCGCCGGCCCAAAGGATGTGCCGGTGCAAAACCTCCGCTTCCGGGGGCTGACCTTTACGCACGGCGATCGCTATACGGTGGCGGAGGACGATGCGGGCATCCAACACGATTGGGATTTCCTGGATAAGGCCAATGCCTTGCTGCGCCTGCGCGGCACCGAGCATTGTGCCGTTGAGCGTTGCCATTTCACCCAAAGCGGCAGCAGCGCCATCCGGGTGGACCTGCACGGCCGCAATACCACGATCTCCGGCAACCATATCGAACATATGGGGGCCGCCGGCATCGTGCTCGCGGGATATGGCCCGGGAACAAAGGACGTGAACGGCAACAATCTCGTCTACAACAACCAGGTCCACCATACGGGCCGGATCTATTCGCACTCGGCCGGCATCCTCGTTTGGCAGAGCGGCGGAAACCGCGTGGCGAACAACCTGGTTCATCACACGCCCTATACCGGGATCATTCTCTCGGGGTGCATGACGGACTTTTTCAATAAAAGGGGGCGGGAGCTCGGTAGAACCCTCCGGCTGAATGAAATCGGCGACTTGCCCAAAAAACTGGATATCGAGGACGTGCGCCCCTTCCTTCATTCCCACGACAACCTCATCGAATATAACGAGATCCACCACGCCATGGAAATGCTCGGCGATGGCAATGCCTTCTACATCCGCGGGGCCGGGGCCGGCAATGTTTTCCGCCGAAACTATGTGCACCACCTGGTTGCCCCCATGATCATGCAGTGCGGCATCCGCACGGACGGCGGGCAACGCGATACCCTCTTCGCCGAAAACCTGATCTACAAATGTTCCTCGCAAGGGATCATGGCCAAGTTGAATACGCGCGTGGAGAACAACATTGTGGCCGATGTGCTCGTGGCGAGCCTTGGCGACATGGAACGGTCCTACTATCTTTCCGTGCGCGAAGGCCCCATGACCGGCGCCTCCATCAAGCGGAATATCTTCTATGCTTCCGGACCGGATTGCACCTTCATCCATGAGCTGCAGTCCAAGGCCGGGGCAACGGAGGATAGCCGGGGCCGCCAGGTTGCGCGTTCAAGTGAAGCCGATACCGACTACAACCTATACTTTTGCGCGGCGGATCCCTCCCTCGGAAAAGACATGCTGGAAAAACAGCAAGGCGACGGCGTGGATGCAAACAGCAAAGCCATCGACCCGCTCTTCGTCGATCCGGCAAACGGCGACTTCAGGTTCAAGCCCAACTCGCCCGCGCTGGAAATGGGCATCGTCCCGATCGACCTTTCAAAGATCGGCCTGCGGAATCCGCCCGACTAA
- a CDS encoding arylsulfatase, with the protein MKRKNMMLMALVAGTMVGPAFSKVGGKPNVVIVITDDQGYGDLAFTGNPAIKTPTIDRLREQGTLLNNFHVDPTCAPTRSALMTGRYSDRVGVWHTVQGRSMLRRRETTMADIFGQNGYATGMFGKWHLGDCYPYRPEDRGFQHSIYHQAGGVGQAPDYWGNDYFDDTYVVNGELRRFEGFCTDVWFDEGMKFIQANKEKPFFAYIALNAPHKPLYCPLEYSNPYENNPKVSYPEFYGMIANIDDNLAKLMAMLDAEGLAENTILVFMTDNGTAAGLAEGRGFDGGMRGQKNSEYDGGHRVPFIIRWPDGKIEAGKSIERLTAHIDILPTFIDLCGLTAPKTAYDGSSLRELLYADGATWPDRALVVETQRVVDPIKWRRCAVMTDRWRLVNDDNGQGLFDLKADPRQATDVSAEHPEVVERLRGAYDAFWSDVSQEHDLTSYMVIGSDKSPVVKLSSHDWLIDKLPPWNQDHIKNGDVAEVSHWAIEVERDGDYEISLRRWPVEADKGINDGTYGKAFNYQQARMRIGEVDETQAIPAGAKEVTFKVSLKKGITQLAPVFIGPELTATPYYAYVTHKPKPGWQTPQGMGVPVYDPAYGRVPPQLNKKRVKAIE; encoded by the coding sequence ATGAAAAGAAAAAACATGATGCTGATGGCCCTGGTGGCTGGAACCATGGTTGGGCCTGCATTTTCCAAGGTGGGGGGAAAACCCAACGTCGTGATCGTTATTACCGACGACCAGGGCTACGGCGATCTGGCCTTCACCGGAAACCCCGCCATCAAAACCCCGACGATCGACCGGTTGCGCGAACAGGGGACCCTGCTCAACAACTTCCATGTGGATCCCACCTGCGCGCCGACCCGCTCCGCGCTGATGACCGGCCGCTATTCCGACCGCGTCGGTGTCTGGCACACGGTTCAGGGGCGCAGCATGCTGCGTCGCCGCGAAACGACCATGGCCGATATTTTCGGGCAGAACGGCTATGCCACGGGCATGTTCGGCAAATGGCACCTGGGCGACTGCTATCCCTATCGTCCCGAAGACCGCGGCTTCCAGCACAGCATCTACCACCAGGCAGGCGGCGTTGGCCAGGCGCCCGACTATTGGGGCAACGACTATTTCGACGACACCTATGTCGTCAACGGCGAGCTGCGCCGCTTCGAAGGCTTCTGCACCGATGTCTGGTTCGACGAGGGCATGAAGTTTATCCAGGCGAACAAGGAAAAGCCGTTCTTTGCCTACATTGCGCTCAACGCCCCGCATAAGCCGCTCTACTGCCCGCTGGAATACAGCAACCCCTACGAAAACAACCCGAAGGTTTCCTATCCCGAGTTCTATGGCATGATTGCCAACATCGATGACAACCTCGCCAAGCTGATGGCCATGCTCGATGCCGAAGGCTTGGCGGAAAACACCATCCTTGTTTTCATGACCGACAACGGCACGGCGGCCGGGCTGGCGGAGGGCCGCGGCTTCGACGGCGGCATGCGCGGCCAGAAAAACTCGGAATACGATGGCGGCCATCGCGTCCCCTTCATCATTCGCTGGCCCGACGGAAAGATTGAAGCCGGAAAATCCATCGAGCGCCTAACCGCGCACATCGACATTCTCCCCACCTTCATCGACCTGTGCGGCCTGACCGCGCCGAAGACCGCATACGACGGCAGCAGCCTGCGCGAGCTGCTCTATGCCGATGGAGCAACCTGGCCGGATCGGGCGCTCGTGGTTGAGACCCAACGCGTGGTCGATCCCATCAAATGGCGCCGGTGCGCCGTGATGACCGACCGGTGGCGCCTGGTGAACGACGACAACGGCCAGGGGCTTTTCGATCTCAAGGCCGATCCCCGGCAGGCGACCGATGTTTCCGCGGAACACCCTGAAGTGGTGGAGCGCCTGCGCGGCGCATACGATGCCTTTTGGAGCGATGTCTCGCAGGAACATGATTTGACCAGCTACATGGTCATCGGCTCCGACAAGTCCCCGGTTGTGAAACTGAGTTCGCACGACTGGCTGATCGACAAACTCCCGCCGTGGAACCAGGACCACATCAAGAACGGCGATGTTGCCGAGGTGTCCCACTGGGCCATCGAAGTCGAACGCGATGGCGACTACGAGATCTCGCTGCGCCGCTGGCCGGTCGAGGCCGACAAGGGCATCAACGATGGAACCTATGGCAAGGCGTTCAACTACCAGCAGGCGCGGATGCGCATCGGCGAGGTTGACGAGACCCAGGCCATCCCCGCCGGGGCCAAGGAGGTCACGTTCAAGGTTTCCTTGAAGAAGGGCATCACCCAGCTCGCCCCGGTCTTCATCGGGCCCGAACTGACGGCCACGCCGTACTACGCCTATGTGACGCACAAGCCGAAACCCGGTTGGCAGACGCCGCAGGGCATGGGTGTTCCCGTCTACGATCCGGCCTATGGACGCGTCCCGCCGCAGCTTAACAAAAAACGGGTTAAGGCGATTGAGTAG
- a CDS encoding glycoside hydrolase family 16 protein, translating to MKITTFMCLASTLLAPVSQGAPGGYALVWADEFNVDGRPDPANWTYEHGHSRNHEAQWYQPENAWCTNGFLVIEARRERVPNPGHKPGSKDWRKQWDHANYTSACLITRGLHSWQYGRFEMRAKIDTRAGLWPAFWTLGNEGDWPTNGEVDIMEYYQDKLLANVIWGAVPYSPPKHKSVKTPLAKLGEGWADDFHLWRMDWDEEHIRLYVDDRLLNETKTDATRNPGKGRIEHPFGQPHYILLNLAIHGTCGGDPAATEFPARFEVDYVRVYQKQNKDHPETH from the coding sequence ATGAAAATCACGACTTTCATGTGCTTGGCGAGCACGTTGCTGGCCCCGGTCTCCCAGGGGGCGCCGGGCGGCTATGCGCTGGTGTGGGCGGACGAGTTCAATGTGGACGGTCGGCCGGACCCGGCCAACTGGACCTATGAGCACGGGCACTCGCGGAATCATGAGGCGCAGTGGTACCAGCCGGAAAACGCCTGGTGCACCAACGGCTTTTTGGTGATCGAGGCGCGCCGCGAGCGCGTTCCCAACCCCGGGCACAAGCCGGGCTCCAAGGATTGGAGGAAACAGTGGGACCACGCCAACTACACCTCGGCCTGCCTCATCACCAGGGGACTCCATAGCTGGCAATACGGGCGCTTTGAAATGCGCGCGAAAATCGATACGCGCGCCGGGCTTTGGCCGGCGTTCTGGACGCTGGGCAACGAGGGCGACTGGCCGACCAACGGCGAGGTCGACATCATGGAATATTACCAGGACAAGCTGTTGGCGAACGTGATCTGGGGGGCGGTTCCCTATAGCCCGCCAAAGCATAAAAGCGTCAAGACCCCGCTTGCCAAACTGGGCGAGGGCTGGGCCGACGATTTCCATCTCTGGCGCATGGACTGGGACGAGGAGCATATCCGGCTCTATGTCGACGACCGGCTGCTGAACGAAACCAAAACCGACGCCACCCGGAACCCGGGGAAGGGGCGGATCGAACACCCCTTCGGCCAGCCGCACTATATCCTGCTCAACCTCGCCATCCACGGCACCTGCGGCGGCGATCCCGCGGCAACGGAGTTCCCTGCCCGCTTCGAGGTCGACTACGTCCGCGTCTACCAAAAACAAAATAAAGACCACCCCGAAACACACTGA
- a CDS encoding sulfatase: protein MIRTLFATLLLAGTALAGTPNILLILADDLGYADLGVQGCTQFKTPNIDSIAKGGVRFKQGYVSNSVCAPSRAGLLSGRIGIGFEANLPEGEDGLDPSLETMAGMLKRAGYATSCIGKWHLGKLDKHYPTNRGFDGFCGLRGGSRSYFWDPKNNDKPNSVNRIELNGQQVEFEGYLTDFFTDKAIAILEANPPGQPFFMYLSYTAPHAPMHAKPEHIERYKDIKNPKRQIYAAMMHSLDENVGRVLQCLDERGLRNNTLVVFLSDNGGPTYKNGSDNGPLRDKKGSVWEGGVRVPFFIQWPGTIPAGQVRDDIVSSLDLVPTFAAAAGTEPVKEADGIDLLPYLTTADKTVDAQRMLLWRRDHMTDLALRHGTYKWIENRNRKETTLYDLEQDIGEKNNLAEQYPEIVERLRNQYIKWEASVPEPAFKSGWTPADEAASRREQEAYEKKQKTP from the coding sequence ATGATTCGAACCTTGTTTGCAACGCTCCTCCTTGCGGGCACGGCCCTCGCCGGAACGCCCAATATTCTGCTGATTCTCGCGGACGACCTGGGCTATGCCGACCTCGGCGTGCAGGGCTGCACCCAGTTCAAGACGCCGAACATCGACTCCATCGCGAAGGGCGGCGTCCGCTTCAAGCAGGGCTATGTCAGCAACTCGGTCTGCGCACCGTCGCGCGCCGGGTTGCTCAGCGGCCGCATCGGCATCGGCTTCGAGGCCAACCTGCCCGAAGGCGAAGACGGGCTCGACCCCTCGCTCGAAACCATGGCCGGCATGCTCAAGCGCGCGGGCTACGCCACCTCCTGCATCGGCAAGTGGCATCTCGGCAAACTGGACAAGCACTACCCCACCAACCGGGGCTTCGATGGGTTCTGCGGGCTGCGCGGAGGCTCCCGCTCCTATTTCTGGGATCCGAAAAACAACGACAAGCCCAACAGCGTCAACCGCATCGAGCTCAACGGCCAGCAGGTTGAATTCGAAGGCTACCTCACCGACTTCTTCACCGATAAGGCCATCGCAATCCTCGAAGCGAATCCGCCGGGGCAGCCGTTCTTCATGTACCTCTCCTACACCGCGCCGCACGCCCCCATGCACGCCAAGCCGGAGCACATCGAACGCTACAAGGACATCAAGAACCCCAAGCGGCAGATCTATGCCGCCATGATGCACTCGCTCGACGAAAACGTGGGGCGCGTCCTCCAATGCCTCGACGAGCGCGGCCTGCGCAACAACACCCTCGTCGTCTTTCTCAGCGACAACGGCGGCCCCACCTACAAGAACGGGTCCGACAACGGCCCGCTGCGCGACAAGAAAGGCTCCGTCTGGGAAGGCGGTGTGCGCGTGCCCTTCTTCATCCAATGGCCGGGCACCATCCCCGCCGGGCAGGTGCGCGACGACATCGTTAGCAGCCTCGACCTCGTGCCGACCTTCGCCGCCGCCGCCGGAACCGAGCCGGTCAAGGAGGCCGACGGCATCGACCTGCTTCCCTATCTGACCACTGCAGATAAAACCGTCGATGCACAGCGCATGCTGCTTTGGCGGCGCGACCACATGACCGACCTCGCGCTGCGTCACGGAACGTACAAATGGATCGAAAACCGCAACCGCAAGGAGACCACCCTCTACGACCTGGAACAGGACATCGGCGAAAAGAACAACCTTGCCGAACAGTATCCCGAGATCGTCGAACGCCTGCGCAACCAATACATCAAGTGGGAGGCATCGGTTCCGGAACCCGCCTTCAAATCCGGCTGGACGCCGGCCGACGAAGCCGCCAGCCGCCGTGAGCAGGAAGCCTACGAAAAGAAACAGAAAACACCATAG
- a CDS encoding alpha-L-fucosidase, which translates to MKNILLPLFVLAVGTLPLQAAEKSPNQPKGNVTFEYRFADGLQQTPDSLARQELWFRDAKFGAFIHFGAYSALEGEYKGRGNGFRYSEWIQISAQMSSAEYHQVAAAFNPVEFNADEWAQTFKACGIRYVVITSKHHDGFALFKSMVSDYNIVDYTPFKRDIIKELSEACHRQGMKFGVYYSHAQDWDEPDAPYLNKRCKRSVLHPDLPADFEPDMDRYIMKKSLPQVEELVKNYELDLIWFDTPVGMNMERAKLFSDMVRKHRPDCLINSRLIHRGKGKIEPQYLPLYDYVSIGDKEVPTKKLPLYVESPDSVSSSFGYKTKGNCYYHTEKEMVERFVHTVCAGGNALINNGPMGNGRLDPEAVRIYGAMGQWLKVNGESIYGTVRNPLDERPEWGDLSASKDGKTVYLHILEWPGSGTVSVKGLTATAATYLSNGEPAAFEQEGDVLKIKLPAKPLDEYDTVVKVQL; encoded by the coding sequence ATGAAAAACATCCTGCTACCCCTGTTCGTGCTCGCGGTGGGCACCCTGCCTTTGCAGGCGGCGGAAAAATCCCCGAACCAACCGAAGGGCAATGTGACGTTCGAATACCGCTTCGCCGATGGCCTGCAACAGACGCCCGACTCGCTGGCCCGCCAGGAGCTGTGGTTCCGCGATGCCAAGTTCGGCGCGTTCATCCACTTCGGCGCCTATTCGGCCCTCGAGGGGGAATACAAAGGGCGCGGCAATGGCTTCCGCTATTCCGAGTGGATCCAGATTTCCGCCCAGATGTCTTCCGCCGAATACCACCAGGTGGCCGCCGCCTTTAATCCGGTGGAGTTCAATGCCGACGAGTGGGCCCAGACCTTCAAGGCGTGCGGCATCCGCTACGTGGTCATCACCTCCAAGCACCACGATGGCTTTGCGCTCTTCAAATCGATGGTCAGCGACTACAACATTGTCGACTACACCCCGTTCAAGCGCGACATCATCAAGGAGCTCAGCGAGGCGTGCCATCGCCAGGGCATGAAGTTCGGCGTCTACTATTCGCACGCGCAGGACTGGGACGAACCCGATGCCCCGTACCTGAACAAGCGTTGCAAGCGCAGTGTTCTGCATCCGGACCTTCCGGCGGATTTCGAACCCGACATGGACCGCTACATCATGAAGAAGAGCCTGCCGCAGGTGGAGGAGCTGGTGAAAAACTATGAGTTGGATCTGATCTGGTTCGATACACCGGTGGGGATGAACATGGAACGCGCCAAGCTGTTCAGCGACATGGTGCGGAAACACCGTCCGGACTGCCTGATCAATTCCCGCCTGATCCACCGCGGCAAAGGGAAGATCGAGCCGCAATACCTGCCGCTCTACGACTATGTTTCGATCGGCGATAAGGAGGTGCCCACCAAGAAGCTGCCGCTCTACGTCGAGTCGCCGGACAGCGTCAGCTCCTCCTTCGGCTACAAAACCAAAGGGAACTGCTACTACCATACGGAAAAGGAGATGGTTGAACGCTTCGTCCATACGGTTTGCGCCGGCGGCAATGCGCTGATCAACAACGGTCCGATGGGCAACGGAAGGCTCGATCCCGAAGCGGTCCGCATCTACGGCGCCATGGGCCAGTGGCTCAAGGTCAACGGCGAATCCATCTATGGAACCGTCCGCAATCCGTTGGATGAACGGCCGGAGTGGGGCGACCTCTCCGCCAGCAAGGACGGCAAGACCGTATACCTGCATATCCTCGAATGGCCGGGGTCTGGAACGGTCTCCGTGAAGGGGCTCACCGCAACGGCCGCAACCTATCTCTCCAACGGCGAACCGGCGGCCTTTGAGCAAGAGGGCGATGTCCTTAAAATCAAACTGCCCGCCAAACCGCTGGATGAATACGACACGGTGGTCAAAGTCCAATTGTAG